In the Flavisolibacter tropicus genome, one interval contains:
- the ppk1 gene encoding polyphosphate kinase 1, whose translation MPNLKRKTIPRDISWLSFNARVLQEAADPTVPLRERIRFLGIFSNNLDEFFRVRVATLKRMIQFGTKAKMHLETNPEEILEEIQMTVLNQQSEFNRIWEGILEELKEEKIFLVTEKDLTPEQAEYVHTLYDTEISPNVIPLMIESIPDFPNLRDKSIFLGVVMWKKESALKRKYAIIEVPTRFLDRFILLPSPDNEKHIILVEDVIRFNLPQIFSYFGFDQYQSHVFKVTRDAEIDIDNDISTSLIQKIEKGLKNRRKGKPVRFVYDKEMDPGLLEYLIRRLNLAKRDNLIPGGRIHNFRHFMDFPGEVFRQKSERRKPFDHPLLTEHRNRVTDVVLERDVLLHFPYHSFNPVINLLRESAIDPDVTAIKITAYRLANNSKVINALINAVRNGKQVTVMLELRARFDEEANLEWKERLEDEGVKVLIGIPNMKIHAKICLIRKRVENKVIHYGFVSTGNLNESTSKIYADHCLLTSNRAIMSDVNKLFNYIEHYKTGNHFLKACNTILPSPHFVRQELLKLIREEVKNAKKGKTAIIIGKMNSLSDEEIINELYEAAKEGVEIKLIIRGIFCMFTESDKFKKPVTAISIVDEYLEHARVWVFHNNGKEKVYISSADWMVRNIDHRVEASCPILDDRLKQELKDILNIQLQDNVKARVLNNELSNEYVQNEYNTPIRSQVETYNYLHSKIKHSLEVSSH comes from the coding sequence ATGCCAAACCTGAAAAGGAAAACAATTCCACGTGATATTAGCTGGCTTTCTTTTAATGCAAGAGTTTTACAGGAAGCAGCAGACCCCACCGTACCTTTGCGCGAACGCATTCGGTTTCTTGGTATTTTTTCCAACAACCTGGATGAATTTTTCAGAGTACGTGTAGCCACCCTGAAACGCATGATCCAGTTTGGCACCAAAGCCAAAATGCATTTGGAGACCAACCCTGAGGAAATCCTTGAGGAGATCCAGATGACAGTATTAAACCAACAAAGCGAATTTAACCGCATTTGGGAGGGTATTTTGGAGGAACTGAAAGAGGAAAAAATCTTCCTCGTTACAGAAAAAGACCTCACCCCCGAACAGGCGGAATATGTACATACACTCTATGACACAGAAATAAGTCCCAATGTCATCCCTTTAATGATTGAGAGCATTCCCGACTTTCCAAACCTTCGAGACAAATCGATTTTCCTGGGGGTAGTGATGTGGAAGAAGGAAAGTGCCCTCAAGAGAAAATATGCCATTATTGAGGTTCCTACCCGGTTTCTGGACCGCTTTATCCTCCTTCCCTCCCCAGATAATGAAAAGCATATTATTCTAGTTGAAGATGTCATTCGCTTTAATCTTCCCCAGATCTTTAGCTACTTTGGATTTGACCAATACCAGTCGCATGTTTTTAAAGTAACCCGCGATGCCGAAATCGATATCGATAACGACATTTCTACTTCCCTAATTCAAAAGATTGAAAAAGGATTAAAGAACAGGCGGAAGGGAAAACCCGTTCGCTTTGTTTATGATAAGGAAATGGATCCAGGCTTACTGGAATACCTTATTCGCCGGCTCAACCTGGCTAAACGCGACAACCTCATTCCCGGTGGGCGTATCCATAATTTCCGCCATTTTATGGACTTTCCCGGCGAAGTGTTTCGCCAAAAAAGCGAAAGAAGAAAACCATTTGACCATCCCTTACTCACCGAACATAGAAACCGGGTAACAGATGTAGTGCTGGAAAGAGATGTATTGCTCCATTTCCCCTACCACTCTTTTAACCCAGTCATCAATCTGCTTAGAGAGTCAGCCATAGATCCAGATGTTACAGCTATTAAGATCACGGCCTATCGCTTAGCTAACAATTCCAAAGTGATAAACGCACTGATCAATGCGGTCCGCAATGGTAAGCAGGTAACGGTTATGCTAGAACTAAGAGCACGCTTCGATGAAGAGGCAAATCTTGAGTGGAAAGAACGATTGGAAGATGAAGGCGTAAAAGTATTGATCGGTATTCCTAACATGAAGATACATGCTAAAATTTGCCTGATCCGCAAACGCGTAGAAAACAAAGTGATTCATTATGGCTTTGTTAGCACTGGCAACTTGAATGAAAGTACTTCAAAGATCTATGCCGACCACTGTCTGCTCACTTCAAACAGGGCTATCATGTCGGATGTAAATAAACTGTTTAACTATATTGAACACTACAAAACAGGAAACCATTTTTTAAAAGCCTGCAATACGATTCTTCCAAGCCCTCATTTTGTGCGGCAGGAGTTGCTAAAGTTGATCCGTGAAGAGGTAAAAAATGCCAAAAAAGGAAAAACAGCAATTATCATCGGAAAAATGAACTCCCTATCCGATGAAGAGATCATTAATGAGTTGTATGAGGCAGCTAAAGAAGGGGTTGAGATCAAGCTGATCATTAGGGGCATTTTTTGCATGTTTACGGAAAGCGATAAATTCAAAAAGCCGGTTACCGCTATCAGTATTGTTGATGAATACTTAGAGCATGCGCGGGTTTGGGTATTTCATAATAACGGTAAGGAAAAGGTATATATATCATCTGCCGACTGGATGGTTCGTAATATTGACCATCGCGTAGAAGCCTCCTGCCCTATTTTGGATGATCGCTTGAAACAGGAGTTAAAAGACATTCTCAATATCCAATTGCAGGACAATGTCAAGGCCCGTGTTCTGAATAATGAACTAAGCAATGAGTATGTCCAAAATGAATACAACACACCTATCCGCTCTCAAGTGGAAACCTACAATTATTTACACAGTAAAATAAAGCATTCCCTTGAAGTTAGCAGCCATTGA
- the rfaE2 gene encoding D-glycero-beta-D-manno-heptose 1-phosphate adenylyltransferase — MKPGKSILDKIISSDELAQRIAQWRVLDKKVAFTNGCFDILHQGHIASLLEAAQQGDYLVIGLNSDASVKRLKGSERPINSQDSRALVLAALALVDAVVIFEEDTPRELISKILPDVLVKGGDYKVEQIAGAKEVIANGGKVVINPIVAGFSTTNIIEKFKGKS; from the coding sequence TTGAAACCCGGTAAAAGCATTTTAGACAAGATTATTTCATCAGACGAACTAGCACAACGTATTGCCCAATGGCGGGTTTTAGATAAAAAAGTAGCATTTACCAACGGGTGTTTCGACATTCTTCACCAAGGCCATATTGCTTCCTTGTTAGAGGCTGCTCAGCAGGGCGATTACTTAGTGATTGGCCTAAATAGCGACGCTTCTGTCAAGCGTCTTAAGGGATCAGAACGCCCTATTAATTCTCAAGACAGCCGCGCCTTGGTCCTGGCCGCCTTAGCCTTGGTTGATGCGGTTGTAATTTTTGAAGAAGATACCCCGCGAGAGCTCATCAGTAAAATATTACCTGATGTTTTGGTAAAAGGTGGCGATTATAAGGTAGAACAAATAGCAGGCGCTAAAGAGGTTATTGCTAATGGCGGGAAAGTTGTAATAAATCCTATTGTGGCAGGTTTCTCTACAACCAATATCATAGAAAAGTTCAAAGGAAAGAGCTAG
- a CDS encoding lysylphosphatidylglycerol synthase transmembrane domain-containing protein produces MKRSLLTILQYLFFVALGFLFVWLTVKDIKQAEWEHIKGSLANARRWVIVPVLAMLLLSHYSRALRWKILMEPLGFKPSTFNTWAAVMIGYLVNAGVPRLGEVVKCSILAKYEKVRVDRLVGTIVIERVVDLVCLIIVFIAALLFQGHVIGDYIADSFGNFFNDETGHTSYRKVLLVISIITVIALALYFLLKRYGHIDVVARIRNVIIGIGHGLNSIRLIKHKGAFLFHTLLIWTLYLLSTTAGLFALRETAYLGFAGGLTTLAVGSVGMILTPGGIGAYPLLVAKLMELYGLDPHTIGTALGWLLWSAQTLIIIVCGVIFSALFSYHNKKQRKIETR; encoded by the coding sequence ATGAAACGATCTCTTCTCACCATACTCCAATATCTTTTTTTTGTTGCACTTGGATTTTTATTTGTCTGGTTAACGGTAAAAGATATAAAGCAAGCAGAATGGGAACATATCAAAGGCTCGCTGGCTAATGCCCGTAGATGGGTGATCGTTCCAGTTCTGGCTATGTTATTATTAAGTCACTACAGTCGTGCCCTCCGCTGGAAAATTTTAATGGAGCCGCTTGGATTCAAACCCAGCACATTCAATACCTGGGCAGCTGTCATGATCGGTTACCTTGTCAATGCGGGCGTGCCGCGTTTGGGTGAGGTGGTCAAGTGTAGCATCCTTGCCAAATATGAAAAGGTCCGTGTCGACCGTCTGGTGGGAACCATCGTGATTGAGCGTGTCGTAGACCTGGTTTGCCTGATTATCGTATTTATAGCCGCGCTATTATTTCAGGGCCACGTAATTGGCGACTATATAGCAGATTCGTTTGGAAACTTTTTTAATGATGAGACAGGTCATACCTCTTACCGCAAAGTACTCCTGGTCATTTCTATAATTACCGTCATCGCTTTGGCTCTGTATTTCTTATTAAAACGCTACGGCCATATAGACGTTGTTGCACGCATCCGTAATGTGATCATAGGCATTGGCCATGGCCTGAATAGTATTCGGCTGATCAAACACAAAGGAGCCTTTCTTTTTCATACCCTTTTAATATGGACCCTCTACTTATTAAGCACTACAGCCGGCTTATTTGCCCTAAGAGAAACAGCCTATTTGGGATTTGCGGGCGGCCTTACAACTTTAGCCGTCGGTAGCGTGGGTATGATTCTTACCCCCGGTGGCATAGGTGCTTATCCTTTATTGGTTGCCAAATTAATGGAGCTCTATGGACTGGACCCACATACCATCGGTACCGCCTTAGGGTGGCTCTTATGGTCAGCCCAAACATTGATTATCATTGTATGTGGCGTAATTTTTTCAGCTCTATTTTCCTACCACAATAAAAAACAAAGAAAAATTGAAACCCGGTAA
- the panD gene encoding aspartate 1-decarboxylase, translating into MNISVLKSKVHRAVITEANLHYVGSLTLDEDIMEAANMIEHEKVQIVNVNNGERIETYLIKGKRGSGVCCLNGPAARRGMTGDVVVIISYASMSFEEAKIFKPWIVFPKDGNKL; encoded by the coding sequence ATGAATATCTCAGTTTTGAAATCGAAGGTGCATAGAGCCGTTATTACAGAAGCCAATTTACATTATGTAGGAAGCCTAACATTAGATGAAGACATCATGGAAGCGGCTAATATGATCGAGCACGAAAAGGTACAGATCGTAAATGTTAACAACGGCGAGCGTATTGAAACCTACCTGATCAAAGGTAAAAGAGGTTCAGGGGTTTGCTGTCTGAATGGCCCCGCAGCCCGCAGAGGAATGACCGGAGATGTTGTAGTTATCATTTCTTATGCTTCCATGTCCTTCGAGGAGGCCAAAATATTCAAACCTTGGATCGTTTTCCCTAAAGACGGGAATAAATTATAA
- the panC gene encoding pantoate--beta-alanine ligase gives MIIFKQARQLSEYLQTQKNLGKKIGFAPTMGALHKGHMQLIEQAAANNDLTVCSIFINPTQFNNPEDFQKYPKTIEQDIELLTGYDCDILFLPTKDEVYPANYVAPHYDLGYLENILEGQYRPGHFQGVCQVVDLLLNIVQPQNLYLGQKDYQQCMVLSRLLEIRGSGEQLHFVPTKREDDGLAMSSRNLRLNESQRVLATAIYQVLTFLKANITKLPLTDLRLQGRQQLEEKGFTVDYVAISNANTLREAHSTNEPLIGLVAAFLGPIRLIDNERLN, from the coding sequence ATGATAATTTTTAAACAAGCCCGCCAACTGTCAGAATACCTTCAAACGCAAAAGAACTTAGGTAAAAAGATAGGTTTTGCCCCCACTATGGGAGCTCTCCATAAGGGTCATATGCAATTGATTGAACAGGCTGCTGCAAACAATGACCTAACAGTCTGCAGTATCTTTATTAACCCTACACAATTCAATAATCCTGAAGACTTTCAGAAATATCCGAAGACCATAGAACAGGACATTGAACTATTAACAGGCTATGACTGCGATATATTATTTCTCCCCACTAAAGATGAAGTATATCCAGCAAACTATGTAGCCCCCCATTACGATCTGGGCTATTTGGAAAATATTTTGGAAGGACAATACCGCCCAGGGCATTTTCAGGGCGTATGCCAGGTTGTTGACTTATTGTTAAATATTGTACAACCCCAAAATCTGTACTTAGGCCAAAAAGACTACCAGCAATGTATGGTACTTTCTCGTCTTCTTGAAATAAGGGGTAGCGGGGAGCAACTGCACTTCGTACCTACAAAAAGAGAAGACGATGGATTGGCCATGAGCAGTCGTAACCTGCGATTGAATGAATCCCAACGGGTGTTAGCTACTGCTATCTACCAGGTTTTAACATTTTTAAAAGCCAATATCACCAAGCTTCCTCTCACTGACCTGCGGCTGCAAGGCCGTCAACAATTAGAAGAAAAAGGGTTTACGGTAGATTATGTTGCCATCAGCAATGCTAATACACTTCGGGAGGCGCATTCCACAAATGAACCATTGATTGGCCTGGTTGCAGCTTTTCTAGGCCCCATCCGACTCATCGATAATGAACGTTTAAATTAG
- a CDS encoding glycogen/starch synthase, translated as MSAKKRILFIANEMSPYLELTEFSEVVNKLAIKSNDNGFEVRCIMPRFGSINERRHRLHEVVRLSGINVSVDNEDFPLQIKVASLPNARLQVYFLDNEDLFKRKYVFTDENDQWYDDNALRTIFFCKGALETVKKFGWPPDVIHCSGWMTGLIPAYLKTVYKKEPVFAHSKVVYTIGQTTFTESLGDDFVKKALIHTSLKEKDLEVYKDANNIAMFRGGATFADAITFGDENVDKSLVEEFSKVRGKKTLPYNAESDLTDYLQLYGDLANK; from the coding sequence ATGTCAGCAAAGAAAAGAATTTTATTTATTGCTAATGAAATGTCTCCCTATTTAGAGTTAACGGAGTTCTCTGAAGTCGTTAACAAATTGGCAATAAAATCGAATGATAATGGTTTTGAAGTGCGATGTATCATGCCACGTTTTGGATCTATCAATGAGCGTAGACATCGTTTGCATGAAGTAGTTCGTTTATCCGGTATCAACGTTTCTGTTGACAATGAAGACTTTCCATTACAAATCAAGGTAGCATCATTACCCAATGCCCGTTTGCAAGTTTATTTCCTTGACAATGAAGATCTTTTCAAGAGGAAATATGTATTTACAGACGAAAACGATCAATGGTATGATGACAATGCATTGAGAACAATTTTCTTCTGTAAAGGCGCGCTAGAGACGGTAAAGAAGTTTGGCTGGCCTCCTGATGTTATTCATTGCAGTGGCTGGATGACTGGTTTAATTCCTGCTTATTTGAAAACGGTTTATAAGAAAGAACCCGTATTTGCCCATAGCAAAGTAGTATACACTATTGGTCAAACTACCTTTACGGAAAGCTTAGGTGATGATTTTGTTAAGAAGGCGCTGATTCATACTTCATTAAAAGAGAAGGATCTGGAAGTATATAAAGACGCCAATAATATTGCTATGTTCCGTGGTGGAGCAACCTTTGCAGATGCCATAACATTTGGTGATGAAAACGTTGACAAATCATTGGTTGAAGAGTTCTCAAAAGTGCGCGGAAAGAAGACCTTGCCTTACAACGCTGAGTCTGATTTAACAGACTATTTACAGTTGTATGGCGATCTTGCAAACAAGTAA
- a CDS encoding DUF4270 family protein, which translates to MKNRIPFYVSSSFILFLLIAFASCKKINEPTELGTDLIPPIDNINTFADTLTVETYNEEFSALSDTINTVGPSAIHYLGQINNDPLFGTTKASIFLELKPPAAKYYFEDHDVISIDSVVLVLNYRDLYGDSTIEQQVTVSEIAQSANFTADSLYKIRRPEFTTVPGQLGVKNFLPKTLNDSVFGYRESAANQLRIRLDNSFGQRLLNQDSTGAYASDSAFRKFFKGFAIKPSGGSGNAVMGFSLADTNTKLSIYYNYVKGSKKDTSMRNFYFNTTTGANANIVTRDYTSGEIKSHLSTGTPDQLGYIQNTPGTYVRVKIPGLANLSNRVIHRAELIVQQVADNPATDGLFTAPTYMFLEAKTDTDPTKDAYKAIPYDLSFNSDGSLNLTELGAVAIKSFDGNGRSISLWRLNLSRYVQNIVNKRETVTDFRISSPYATKFTVGQGSNPLIATPLINPTSTKYRVRVGGGNHPTQPMRLRIVYSNIP; encoded by the coding sequence GTGAAGAATCGTATCCCTTTCTATGTCTCATCTTCCTTTATTCTTTTTTTATTAATTGCATTTGCTTCTTGTAAAAAAATAAATGAGCCTACTGAATTAGGGACGGATCTCATTCCTCCAATTGATAATATCAACACGTTTGCCGATACATTAACTGTTGAAACTTACAATGAGGAGTTTTCCGCATTAAGTGATACAATTAATACGGTAGGTCCTAGTGCTATCCATTATTTAGGGCAGATCAATAATGATCCTTTATTTGGTACAACCAAGGCTTCTATCTTTCTGGAGTTGAAGCCACCAGCTGCCAAATATTATTTTGAAGATCATGATGTGATTTCCATTGACTCTGTGGTATTGGTGTTGAATTACAGAGATCTGTATGGGGACTCCACTATTGAGCAGCAAGTAACTGTGAGTGAGATTGCTCAGTCAGCCAATTTTACCGCTGATTCACTTTATAAAATAAGAAGACCTGAGTTTACGACTGTACCCGGACAGCTGGGCGTTAAAAACTTTCTACCCAAAACCCTGAATGATTCTGTTTTTGGATACAGAGAAAGTGCAGCTAATCAATTGCGCATTCGTTTAGACAACAGCTTTGGGCAAAGGCTATTGAACCAAGATAGTACTGGGGCCTATGCTTCTGATTCGGCATTTCGTAAATTCTTTAAAGGATTTGCTATTAAGCCTTCTGGTGGTAGTGGTAATGCGGTGATGGGTTTTTCATTAGCTGATACCAATACCAAGCTTTCTATTTACTACAATTATGTAAAAGGTTCCAAGAAGGATACTTCTATGCGCAACTTTTACTTTAATACCACTACCGGGGCGAATGCCAATATTGTAACGAGAGATTATACTTCAGGTGAGATCAAATCGCACTTAAGCACTGGTACGCCAGATCAATTGGGTTATATTCAAAATACACCTGGTACTTATGTTCGTGTTAAAATTCCAGGTTTGGCCAATTTAAGCAACCGTGTGATTCACCGGGCTGAATTGATTGTGCAACAAGTAGCCGATAATCCTGCTACGGATGGTTTATTTACAGCGCCAACCTATATGTTCTTAGAGGCGAAAACCGATACTGACCCCACTAAAGATGCCTATAAGGCCATTCCTTATGATCTATCCTTTAATAGCGATGGTTCATTGAACCTAACCGAATTGGGTGCTGTGGCTATTAAATCTTTTGATGGTAATGGCAGATCGATTAGCTTGTGGCGCTTGAATTTATCGCGCTATGTACAGAACATCGTGAATAAAAGAGAGACAGTTACAGACTTCCGTATATCTAGTCCTTATGCTACTAAATTTACTGTAGGTCAAGGAAGCAATCCATTAATAGCCACTCCGCTAATTAATCCTACATCTACGAAGTATAGAGTAAGAGTAGGGGGCGGTAATCATCCAACACAGCCGATGCGCTTGCGGATTGTCTACTCAAATATTCCATAA
- the metK gene encoding methionine adenosyltransferase: MPYLFTSESVSEGHPDKIADQISDALIDNFLAFDPQSKVACETLVTTGQVVLAGEVKSKAYLDVQEIARGVVRKIGYTKSEYMFEANSCGILSAIHEQSSDINQGVDKQKKEEQGAGDQGMMFGYATNETEDYMPLALDLAHKILLELAALRRENKQIKYLRPDAKSQVTLEYDDNNRPVRIDAIVVSTQHDDFDTEAKMLAQIKKDIINILIPRVKAKYKKYAKLFNNNIKYHINPTGKFVIGGPHGDTGLTGRKIIVDTYGGKGAHGGGAFSGKDPSKVDRSAAYATRHIAKNLVAAGVCDEALVQVSYAIGVAQPTSINVNTYGTSKVEMTDGEIAKILGGLFDMRPYFIEQRLKLRNPIYSETAAYGHMGRAPQVVEKTFSTPDGKSIKKKVELFTWEKLDYVPKVKKAFGIK, encoded by the coding sequence ATGCCTTACTTATTTACATCTGAAAGTGTATCAGAAGGACACCCAGATAAAATAGCAGACCAAATCTCCGACGCGCTTATTGATAACTTTTTGGCTTTTGATCCTCAATCTAAAGTGGCTTGCGAAACACTGGTTACAACTGGCCAGGTAGTACTAGCAGGAGAAGTAAAGTCAAAGGCGTATTTAGACGTACAGGAAATTGCCAGAGGTGTGGTACGTAAAATTGGATATACTAAGAGTGAGTACATGTTTGAAGCAAACTCATGCGGTATCTTATCTGCCATTCATGAGCAGTCTTCTGATATCAACCAAGGGGTAGACAAACAAAAGAAAGAAGAGCAAGGTGCTGGTGACCAAGGAATGATGTTTGGCTACGCTACTAATGAAACAGAAGATTATATGCCATTGGCTTTAGACCTAGCTCATAAAATTTTGCTTGAATTAGCGGCATTACGTCGTGAAAATAAGCAGATCAAGTACTTGCGTCCAGATGCAAAAAGCCAGGTAACTCTGGAGTACGATGACAACAATCGTCCAGTACGTATTGATGCCATTGTAGTATCTACACAGCATGATGATTTTGATACAGAAGCTAAGATGTTGGCCCAGATCAAAAAGGACATCATCAACATCCTGATCCCTCGTGTAAAGGCTAAATACAAGAAATACGCTAAGTTGTTTAACAACAACATCAAATACCATATTAACCCAACTGGTAAGTTTGTGATTGGTGGTCCTCATGGTGATACTGGCTTAACTGGCCGTAAGATCATCGTTGACACGTATGGTGGTAAAGGTGCACACGGTGGTGGTGCCTTCAGCGGAAAAGATCCTTCTAAAGTAGACCGTTCTGCGGCGTATGCTACTCGTCATATTGCAAAGAACCTGGTAGCTGCTGGTGTATGTGATGAAGCTCTGGTACAAGTATCTTACGCTATTGGTGTAGCTCAGCCTACCAGCATCAACGTAAATACCTATGGTACTTCAAAGGTAGAAATGACCGATGGCGAGATCGCTAAAATATTGGGTGGCTTGTTTGATATGCGTCCTTACTTTATTGAGCAGCGCTTGAAATTGCGTAACCCAATCTATAGCGAAACAGCTGCTTATGGCCATATGGGTCGCGCTCCTCAGGTTGTTGAAAAAACTTTCTCTACTCCAGATGGTAAGTCTATTAAGAAGAAAGTAGAGTTATTTACCTGGGAAAAATTAGATTATGTTCCAAAGGTGAAAAAAGCTTTTGGTATCAAATAA
- the rlmB gene encoding 23S rRNA (guanosine(2251)-2'-O)-methyltransferase RlmB: MKHFRPQHRPKKSSLIVGKKALIEAIQLGKQIDRIYLQSNGYRDVIDDVKRIAAQNAIPINYVPVEKLNGFNAGSHDGCIALVSKVQYQDLQQVISWVVEKGEVPLFLILDGITDVRNIGGIARTAFCTGVQAIIIPDKGVGALNEDAVLTSAGALEKITICRVNSLLKAVDELHLNGIKVLASEMTASTSVFDVDFKEPMAIIMGSEEKGIYPALMKACDIKFKIPMAGEFESLNVSVATGMILYEAMKQRLSS, from the coding sequence GTGAAACATTTTAGACCGCAGCACAGACCGAAGAAGAGTTCCTTGATTGTAGGAAAGAAGGCGCTTATAGAAGCCATACAGTTGGGAAAGCAGATTGATCGCATCTATTTACAAAGCAATGGCTATCGTGACGTGATAGACGATGTAAAGCGTATTGCCGCACAAAACGCAATACCCATTAACTATGTGCCAGTAGAGAAGCTAAATGGATTTAATGCTGGTTCGCATGATGGTTGTATAGCGCTGGTTTCAAAGGTGCAGTATCAGGATCTTCAGCAAGTGATATCTTGGGTAGTTGAAAAAGGAGAGGTGCCGCTGTTCTTAATCTTAGACGGTATTACCGATGTGCGTAATATTGGAGGGATTGCCCGAACAGCTTTTTGTACTGGTGTACAAGCTATTATTATTCCGGATAAAGGAGTAGGAGCTTTAAATGAAGATGCTGTATTAACATCTGCTGGGGCCTTAGAGAAGATCACTATTTGCCGGGTGAATAGCTTACTAAAAGCGGTAGATGAACTGCATTTAAATGGTATAAAGGTATTAGCCAGTGAAATGACCGCCAGTACTTCTGTATTTGATGTAGACTTTAAAGAGCCGATGGCTATTATAATGGGAAGTGAAGAAAAGGGGATCTATCCGGCATTGATGAAGGCGTGTGATATAAAGTTCAAGATACCTATGGCTGGTGAGTTTGAGTCGTTAAACGTATCGGTGGCAACCGGTATGATCTTGTACGAAGCAATGAAACAACGGTTAAGTAGCTGA
- a CDS encoding hydroxymethylglutaryl-CoA lyase → MIDLSDKRNQGAISFVECPRDAMQGWKSFIPTAQKVEYLNALLKVGFDTLDFGSFVSPKAIPQMADTKEVLAQLDLSESKTKLLAIVANTRGAEEAVSFSPITYLGFPFSISPTFQQRNTNSTIEESLHRVEEIQNLCVRHNKQLVIYLSMGFGNPYGDEYNEAILLKWADEMVKRNIQILSLADTVGVATPEQITHALQTLIPQYPQATIGVHLHSTAHNWEDKLAAAYEAGCNRFDGALKGIGGCPMAKDDLVGNMTTEWMLDYFEKKGDPLFINKEALQHSLLLANEIFV, encoded by the coding sequence ATGATTGATTTATCAGATAAAAGAAATCAAGGTGCGATTAGCTTTGTTGAGTGTCCGCGTGATGCCATGCAAGGCTGGAAAAGCTTTATTCCAACAGCTCAAAAGGTTGAATACCTGAATGCCTTGCTAAAAGTGGGCTTTGATACATTAGATTTTGGCTCCTTTGTTTCGCCTAAAGCCATTCCCCAAATGGCAGATACAAAAGAAGTACTTGCTCAACTAGATCTATCAGAAAGTAAAACCAAGTTGTTGGCCATTGTGGCCAATACAAGAGGGGCGGAAGAAGCCGTTAGCTTTTCACCAATTACCTATTTAGGATTTCCATTTTCCATATCTCCAACTTTTCAACAACGCAATACCAATAGCACCATTGAAGAGAGCCTGCATCGCGTAGAAGAGATACAGAATCTATGTGTGCGTCATAATAAGCAATTGGTCATCTACCTAAGTATGGGCTTTGGCAATCCATATGGTGATGAATACAATGAGGCCATACTTTTGAAATGGGCTGATGAAATGGTCAAGCGCAATATTCAGATCCTTTCATTGGCAGATACGGTAGGTGTGGCCACACCAGAACAAATTACGCATGCCTTACAAACACTTATACCGCAATACCCGCAAGCCACTATAGGAGTACATCTTCACTCGACGGCTCATAATTGGGAAGATAAATTGGCGGCGGCTTACGAAGCTGGTTGTAACCGATTCGATGGTGCATTAAAAGGAATAGGTGGCTGCCCTATGGCAAAGGATGATTTAGTGGGAAACATGACAACCGAATGGATGCTGGATTATTTTGAAAAGAAAGGCGATCCCTTGTTTATCAATAAAGAAGCGTTGCAGCATAGTCTTTTATTAGCAAATGAAATCTTTGTGTAG